Sequence from the [Clostridium] scindens genome:
TCCTCCGTCTATATCTTTTGGAAAAATCGGTATTTGTCGTATAGATGTACTTCTATCAACAGATATGATCTTATAGAGCCTTGCCTAATCAAAAGGCAAGCGTCCGACAGCAAATGAATAACTCCATCGCTGCCGGACGCCGCAAATTGGGTGAGTATAATATATATAAGATGATTAACTCCTATATACCGTAATAAATAAACAAACTATACAGACGGCATGCAAAGCGATTATCTGAACGCCGTATCATAGTATGCGACTGTAAGATACTGGCTTTCCTGAATACCATCGGATGTAAGCCCGTTAATATCTTTCAGTTCGTCGATATAAGCATAGATCGAATCATAGTCTTCATTCATATATTCCTTTGCGATATCCCATAAGGTATCGCCGGATGCAATCTCAATACTCTTATAATACTTATGTCTGACCGGAGACTCCGTGGAATTGCCATGGGCGTCTACAAATCCATTGCTTAAAATAACGCTTAAGGCCAATACAAGCGCACAGCCCGCAAAACCTAATATCAACTTCTTCATAAATACTTGTCTCTGTCTTTTTCTTGCCACGTGTAATCTGCTGGTCTCCATAGTATCCTCTCCTCCTTAATTATCCCTTATCCCCTCGTGTAAAAACATTTGTTCGTGAACATCTGTTCTATGCTTTGAATTATACAACCCGAACGCACGTTTGTCAATACTTGAAGAAAAAATATTCGAACATATTTTCTAAACATTTGTTTGCTTTTTATAATCTGCTATGATAAAATATAACCAAATAATTACAGAACGCATGATACAGGCAATATATAAGGAGGTTTCTATGGCTCAAGGTAAGATTAGTCCGAAGCAGCAGGAAATATTAGAATACATAAAATCACAGATACTGGAAAGAGGCTTTCCGCCTGCGGTGCGTGATATTTGCGAGGCTGTGCATCTCAAGTCCACTTCCAGCGTCCACTCCCACCTGGAGACGCTGGAGAAGAATGGCTACATACGCAGGGATCCGACGAAGCCAAGAGCGATAGAGATACTGGATGAATCTTTTAACTTTACCCGCAGGGAGATGGTCAACGTGCCAATGGTAGGCAGGGTTGCCGCAGGCGAGCCGCTGCTTGCCGAGCAGAACGTCGAGAACTACTTCCCGATTCCCATGGAATTCATGCCTAATAACCAGACGTTTATGCTGCGTGTCAAGGGCGACAGCATGATTAATATAGGCATTTTTGACGGAGATCTTGTTCTTGTGGAGCAAAGACAGACCGCCCGCAACGGCGAGGTGATTGTCGCTCTTGTTGAGGACGGCGCAACGGTGAAGCGCTTTTTCAAAGAAGAAGGCGTCTTTCGCCTGCAGCCCGAGAATGATGCCTTGGATCCAATTATCGTAAAAGAGGTTCAGATACTCGGCAAAGTGATTGGAGTCTTCCGTTTCCTTTCATAATCTACAACATTATTTGTTCCTAATAAAATAATAAAGAAAGCCCATAGTCCGGCAGTTACAGATCAACGATATTTAGAGATCTGTAATGCCAGATTAAGGGCTTTCTCTATTACAGGCAGCGATATTTGGATTACTATCGCAATCTGTTGTCTTTTATTGTTAATCGCTTTGAGACCGGATAGTAAATTTCTGTTATCAGACTATCCTCCTGTGCTTGCGATGGATTTGCCACATACACTTCAAAAACCGCGCTGCTGCTTACATATCCTTCCTTTTCCGCCCATTCCCTCTGTCTGGTATATACGGAAGACAGTTCCGAATAGGAGCCATACAAAGTTGTTTTCAGGCAAAGTCCCGGGCAAAAGTCTCTTGTTCCGGTGGCATGCTCTTTTACAGGAACGGCAAATTCCATATCAAGGCCTGCCGGACTGAATTCGGCACTGTGAAATAGCGCCATAGGCGGAGCGGCTGTCGTCAGGCCCAAGTCCTCGATTTTCTCAAAGATCCGTCCAAAACAATTGGCGTATTCTTCCTCGAACTCACATTCACGGACATTCTTTCGAATGGATACAAGATACATCATGGGCACTTCGACCAGGCTTACATCAATATTTTCCATATAAGACATAATGGATCTTCCCTGTTCCAAGGTTAAGATATCCTTATTCAGGCGGTCGTGAGTATCTCTTAGTTCCTGTACCATCTTCTTAAGTTCCCTTTTTTTCCTGATCAATTCCACATAAAGTTTTTCATCCTGCGGCTTCTTTGCGTCCAGAATCGCCCTAATCTCTTCTAAAGAGAAATTATAGGACTTCAGCCGGTTGATAAAAAGCATCCTTTTTAACTGTTCGATCGAGTAGTACCTGTACCCGTTCTCAGGATTGATCTCATCCGGCAGAATCAGTCCGATTTCTGCATAATAGCGAAGCGTCTTGGTTGACACCTGGCAGATGTTTGAAAACTCGCCGATAGATAACATTGCTTTTCCTCTCCGGTTCTTTTCTTATCAGTCTATAAATCTTTTATGTCGCCGAATCGTCTTCCGTCGCTCCAAATGCGCTCCAGATTATAAAATTCTCTGTTTTCATCGTCAAATACATGCACGATAATATCACCGTAATCCAGAAGTACCCAAGAGCCGCCATTTCGTCCTTCTCCCTGCTTCTGGATGAATCCGGCCTTGTGCATCTTTTCTTCCACATTGTCAACCAGGGCTTTTACCTGGCTGTCGCTGTTCCCATTGGATATAACAAAATAATCTGCAAGTACCGAGATATGCGAGATATCAATGACACAGGTGTCTTCTCCTTTTTTATCTTCCAGCGCCTCAAATGCGACGCGTGCCATTTCCTTTGCTTGTTCCATGCTATTCCTCCTTCTGATCTAATTTCTCTTTATAATATTGATATGATTTCTCTGTCATAGGGTCAATCGGGATGTTCCTGCTGTCAAGATATACCAGCGAATCCTTTAATATCCGGTACAGGCAGGCATCGATATCATGAAAAGCCAGTTTCCGTACTTCCGCCATATTTGGAAGTTCTTCCCTGCCAGGCTCGATATAATCGGCGATATAAATAATCTTCTCCAGCAGCGACATGTGCGGCCTTCCGGTAGTGTGGCTGGCAATGGCGTTCACAATCTCCTTGTCGTCAACATGGTACTTCTTTGCCGCCAGGAAAGCCCCCAGTTTCGCGTGCAGCAGGCTGGGATTGGCCTTCTCCACTTCGGAAACGCTCAGATGATATCGGCCGCAGAGCTTGATCTTGTTCTCGCCGGATATACATTTGGCGCAGTCATGGAGCAGTCCTGCCATCAGCGCCTTATCAATGTCCGCATCGTAGCGCATTGCCATGGACGCGGCAGTATACATGACGCCCAGGGTATGCTCATAACGCTCTTTGTCCAGTTCCGCCATCAGCTTACGGCGTATTCTGGTTATCTTTTGATTCATATGCTGCCATTCCTCTCATACAGATGATTTCTGATAATATAGTCTTCCACGCTGGATGGAACATAGGCTGCGATCGACTTGCCGCTTTTAATCTCTCTTCTTAGCTCGCTCGACGATACGCTCATCAAAGGCGTCGCCAATAGCCGGATATGGGCATCGTACTTTCGCGTCAGATACTGAATCTGCTCTTCCATCTCAGCCCTGGTATTGATCTCGTCACGGTAGGTGGCCAGTACGGTACAGGTTGGAAATAACCGTTCCGGATGCGCCCAAGTCTCGATGGCAAACAGCGAGTCCGCGCCGATGATAAAATAAAACTCATCCTCCGGATATATCTGATTAAAAAATTCCATCGTACTGTAGCTATAAGATACTTCCTCCCGGCATGCCTCATACAATTCCAGCCGGAATTCTTCCTTTCCGCCAATTGCCAGTCTCACCATCTCGATCCGGTCATCTACGTCGGATTCAATTGTAGTTCTGTCTTTGTGGGGAGGATGCCCATTGGGCATGAACCATATCTGATCCAGATGGAATGTTTCATATGCAGCCTGTCCCAGCATAAGATGCCCATTATGGATCGGATCAAACGTCCCTCCCATGATTCCAATCTTCATAATTATCTGCCTCGCTCTGCCACATGAAGCCTCCGTAATGCTGAGGGATATTAAGGCAGCTGTATCTTCTTATTCTTATCTTTTCCTTCTTTATATAAGACAATCTTCTTTCCGATCACCTGCACGACTTGGGATTTGGTGCGTTCCGCCATCATATCCGCCAGTTCGCGGGGATCATCGGCACAGTTCTTCAGCACGCTGATCTTGATCAGTTCCCGTGCCTGAAGCGCTTCCGCAACCGCTTTCGTAAGTTCCGGCGTCATGCTGTTCTTCCCAATCTGGAAGATCGGGTCCATTGTCATGGCAAGGCTTTTTAGGTATGCTCTTTGCTTTGTCGTCATCGTCTGTCATTCTCCTGTTCTATTTCACTATTTATAATAATCAAACTGCAGCCCGTACATCCGCACCGTGTCGCCTTCCTGGATGCCTGCGGCCTCCAGTTCATCCAGGATTCCGGTATCCTTTAAGAACTTCTGGAAGAAGGCAAAGCCTTTCTCCGAGTCCAGGTTGGTATAGCCCAGCATCTTCTCGATCTTCGGGCCTTCCACCACATAGATATCGTCTTCCTTTTCGACGGTATATGGGAGGTTCTCGTGGATCAGTTCTTCTTCCGGGAAATATTCCGGCTCGAAGATCACTGGCGCCTGATCCAGCTCGCTCAGCCTGTCGGATACAAAGTAGAGAAGTTCCTTGATTCCCGCTCCGGTAACGCCGGATATCGGGAAGACACGGATTCCCTTAGGTTCGAATTCATCTTTCAGCCTCTGGATCGGATCTTCCCCCTCCGGGTATATGACATCCACCTTGTTGGCTGCGATCACCTGCGGCCGTTTGGCGATATCCGGGTTATAGGCCTCTAATTCCGCGTTGATCTTATAGATATCATCAACCGGGTCCCGGCCTTCCGTACCAGCGGCATCTACCACATGGATCATCAATTTGGTGCGCTCGATATGGCGCAGGAATTCATGGCCCAGGCCGACTCCTTCGGATGCCCCTTCAATCAGCCCTGGGATATCCGCCATCACGAATCCTCTGCCATCAGGCAAGTCTACAACGCCAAGATTTGGATTCAGCGTGGTAAAATGATAGTTGGCAATCTTCGGATCCGCATTCGTCACCCTGGATAGAAGCGTGGACTTTCCTACATTGGGAAATCCCACAAGGCCCACATCCGCGATCACTTTCAATTCCAGATTCACCCACAATTCCTGGGATGGCTGTCCGGGCTGGGCATATTTGGGAATCTGCATGGTAGACGTTGCGAAATGCTGGTTTCCCAGGCCTCCTCTTCCGCCTTTTAAGATCACCTGCCGACGGTTGTCTCCGGACATATCGGCAATTACTTTGCCAGATTCCGATTCCTTGATGACGGTTCCTTCCGGCACCTTCAGCACGATATCTTCCGCATCCTTGCCGTGGCATCTGCGCTTTCCGCCTTGCTCTCCGTCTTTTGCGGCATATTTCTTCCTGTGCCGGTAATCCTGCAGAGTATTCAGCCCCTCATCCACTTCAAAGATGACATCGCCGCCTCTTCCGCCATCGCCGCCGTCAGGCCCGCCGTTTGGCACATAGAGTTCCCGGCGGAAACTGACGTGTCCGTCACCGCCTTTTCCTGATTTTATGAATATCTTTGCTCTGTCTGCAAACATATAATGTTCCTCTTTCTTTTTTTGCTTATTTTCCCCAATATCCTGTATATTATATCATAAGGAACGGCTATTTGCCATCCCCATCCTGACCGCTAAAAAAAAGAGTACTGCCTTATAACCAGAACCAGTTATCTGCAGCACTCTTCTTCGTAGTCTGTTATTATTTAGCAACCGGATAGATAGAAACCTGTTTCTTATCTCTTCCTTTTCTCTCAAATCTTACAACGCCATCAACCAGCGCGAATAATGTATCGTCTCCGCCGCGGCCAACATTGATTCCTGGATGAATCTTTGTTCCACGCTGTCTGTAGAGGATGTTGCCAGCTTTTACAAACTGTCCATCCGCTCTCTTAGCGCCCAGTCTCTTAGATTCAGAGTCTCTGCCGTTCTTTGTAGAACCAACACCTTTTTTATGAGCGAAAAACTGAAGGTTTAATTTCATCATGGTTGTTACACCTCCTCGAATGTTAAATCAATATATTCTGCATAGTTCTCATCATCCGCCATTTCTCTCAGACCAAGAATCATAGTCTTTAACAGCAGCGCTGCCTCCTTGGAGGGCGCGCCATTCACATGGAAGGAAACAATCCCTTCCTCCTCGTCGGAAAGTACCGACACCTCGTCATCCGTATATAGTTCAATGGCATTCATCGTGTTAATGACCAGCACGGAAACGGCTGCGCATACGATATCCTGTCCCATCTCGGCATATTCGGCATGTCCTTTGGTCTGAAAGCCTATGCATTCTTTACGGTCATTTTCATAAATGGTTACATGAATCATGGATTATCTCCAAATTAAGCATTGATTTTGTCAATTTTTACTGCAGTATACTGCTGTCTGTGACCATTTTTCTTATGGTATCCAGTTTTTCTCTTATACTTGTAAACAATGACTTTCTTTGCTTTTCCGTTTTCCACTACAGAAGCCTCTACGGTTGCTCCTTCAACGGTTGGATTTCCAACTTTTAATCCGTTATCGCTTACTGCAAGTACTTGGTCAAATGTATAAGTCTCTCCGGCCTCTACACCAAGCTTTTCTACTTTAATGATATCGCCTTCGGCTACTTTGTACTGTTTACCACCTGTTGCTATAATCGCGTACATATGGCACCTCCTATTATCATTACTCGCCAATTACGGTGTCCCTGCGGGAACTTTAAGACCTCATTGTGCGGCATACTGGTATATAATATCACAGGAATTGGCAAAAATC
This genomic interval carries:
- a CDS encoding ribosomal-processing cysteine protease Prp, whose amino-acid sequence is MIHVTIYENDRKECIGFQTKGHAEYAEMGQDIVCAAVSVLVINTMNAIELYTDDEVSVLSDEEEGIVSFHVNGAPSKEAALLLKTMILGLREMADDENYAEYIDLTFEEV
- the yqeK gene encoding bis(5'-nucleosyl)-tetraphosphatase (symmetrical) YqeK, whose product is MNQKITRIRRKLMAELDKERYEHTLGVMYTAASMAMRYDADIDKALMAGLLHDCAKCISGENKIKLCGRYHLSVSEVEKANPSLLHAKLGAFLAAKKYHVDDKEIVNAIASHTTGRPHMSLLEKIIYIADYIEPGREELPNMAEVRKLAFHDIDACLYRILKDSLVYLDSRNIPIDPMTEKSYQYYKEKLDQKEE
- the nadD gene encoding nicotinate-nucleotide adenylyltransferase, whose translation is MKIGIMGGTFDPIHNGHLMLGQAAYETFHLDQIWFMPNGHPPHKDRTTIESDVDDRIEMVRLAIGGKEEFRLELYEACREEVSYSYSTMEFFNQIYPEDEFYFIIGADSLFAIETWAHPERLFPTCTVLATYRDEINTRAEMEEQIQYLTRKYDAHIRLLATPLMSVSSSELRREIKSGKSIAAYVPSSVEDYIIRNHLYERNGSI
- the lexA gene encoding transcriptional repressor LexA, which codes for MAQGKISPKQQEILEYIKSQILERGFPPAVRDICEAVHLKSTSSVHSHLETLEKNGYIRRDPTKPRAIEILDESFNFTRREMVNVPMVGRVAAGEPLLAEQNVENYFPIPMEFMPNNQTFMLRVKGDSMINIGIFDGDLVLVEQRQTARNGEVIVALVEDGATVKRFFKEEGVFRLQPENDALDPIIVKEVQILGKVIGVFRFLS
- a CDS encoding LysM peptidoglycan-binding domain-containing protein gives rise to the protein METSRLHVARKRQRQVFMKKLILGFAGCALVLALSVILSNGFVDAHGNSTESPVRHKYYKSIEIASGDTLWDIAKEYMNEDYDSIYAYIDELKDINGLTSDGIQESQYLTVAYYDTAFR
- the rsfS gene encoding ribosome silencing factor, whose product is MEQAKEMARVAFEALEDKKGEDTCVIDISHISVLADYFVISNGNSDSQVKALVDNVEEKMHKAGFIQKQGEGRNGGSWVLLDYGDIIVHVFDDENREFYNLERIWSDGRRFGDIKDL
- the obgE gene encoding GTPase ObgE, which translates into the protein MFADRAKIFIKSGKGGDGHVSFRRELYVPNGGPDGGDGGRGGDVIFEVDEGLNTLQDYRHRKKYAAKDGEQGGKRRCHGKDAEDIVLKVPEGTVIKESESGKVIADMSGDNRRQVILKGGRGGLGNQHFATSTMQIPKYAQPGQPSQELWVNLELKVIADVGLVGFPNVGKSTLLSRVTNADPKIANYHFTTLNPNLGVVDLPDGRGFVMADIPGLIEGASEGVGLGHEFLRHIERTKLMIHVVDAAGTEGRDPVDDIYKINAELEAYNPDIAKRPQVIAANKVDVIYPEGEDPIQRLKDEFEPKGIRVFPISGVTGAGIKELLYFVSDRLSELDQAPVIFEPEYFPEEELIHENLPYTVEKEDDIYVVEGPKIEKMLGYTNLDSEKGFAFFQKFLKDTGILDELEAAGIQEGDTVRMYGLQFDYYK
- a CDS encoding MerR family transcriptional regulator; this translates as MLSIGEFSNICQVSTKTLRYYAEIGLILPDEINPENGYRYYSIEQLKRMLFINRLKSYNFSLEEIRAILDAKKPQDEKLYVELIRKKRELKKMVQELRDTHDRLNKDILTLEQGRSIMSYMENIDVSLVEVPMMYLVSIRKNVRECEFEEEYANCFGRIFEKIEDLGLTTAAPPMALFHSAEFSPAGLDMEFAVPVKEHATGTRDFCPGLCLKTTLYGSYSELSSVYTRQREWAEKEGYVSSSAVFEVYVANPSQAQEDSLITEIYYPVSKRLTIKDNRLR
- the yhbY gene encoding ribosome assembly RNA-binding protein YhbY; this translates as MTTKQRAYLKSLAMTMDPIFQIGKNSMTPELTKAVAEALQARELIKISVLKNCADDPRELADMMAERTKSQVVQVIGKKIVLYKEGKDKNKKIQLP
- the rpmA gene encoding 50S ribosomal protein L27 translates to MMKLNLQFFAHKKGVGSTKNGRDSESKRLGAKRADGQFVKAGNILYRQRGTKIHPGINVGRGGDDTLFALVDGVVRFERKGRDKKQVSIYPVAK
- the rplU gene encoding 50S ribosomal protein L21 gives rise to the protein MYAIIATGGKQYKVAEGDIIKVEKLGVEAGETYTFDQVLAVSDNGLKVGNPTVEGATVEASVVENGKAKKVIVYKYKRKTGYHKKNGHRQQYTAVKIDKINA